Proteins found in one Paenibacillus wynnii genomic segment:
- the priA gene encoding primosomal protein N' has product MDIAKVIVDVPVRSTDRPFDYSIPQPLRVWIEVGSRVAVPFGHRTVQGFVIALESGDVREIPGLKPIQEVLDLIPPLSPELIDLAEWMSQRYACRRISALQAMLPTALKGKAERFISLGDPVNDQAADHSADSIFLDEELFPMFPDTGREERDITDFISRSGGEVSMKQLTRTFPEAAESVKFMLRRGVLVESQTIKDKMGKKKLKAVNLAVGADSAREALSSFPARSARQKEVLSFLIEMEAMLPLPLKEVLAMLQVTAGTVKSLEEKGYIEISEIEVYRDPYRGRDFKPTEPLLLTEEQEVVYTRIARTVDELRHEVFLLHGVTGSGKTEIYLQSIQRCMDQGRQAVVLVPEISLTPQMVERFKGRFGSGVAVMHSRLSVGERYDEWRKIREGKATVAVGARSAIFAPFTNLGLIIVDEEHEGSYKQEENPKYHARDVAVRRAEQGDAVVILGSATPSLESYYAARTQSDIHFSPVLLEMPSRALGNELPKVQVVDMREELKEGNRSMFSRLLHSSLAARLTRGEQTVLLLNRRGFSTFVMCRSCGYVAGCPECDISLTYHSRSDNLRCHYCGHAEPSPKECPECASEHIRFFGTGTQRVEEELGKLFPGIRVIRMDVDTTTEKGSHEKLLGQFRDKKADVLLGTQMVAKGLDFPDVTLVGVITADSALNLPDFRAAEKTFQLLTQVAGRAGRHQLPGEVVVQSYTPEHYSIIHASGHDYTSFMLEELNHRRGLHYPPYCRLILVTLSHEQLPVLLRLSENYALNLQGKARQRRWYGSLDKQSSDALELLGPVASPMPRLKGRYRFQCIIKWRGSINAIGLAREIAEELEDSARDTGLQISIDVDPQMLM; this is encoded by the coding sequence ATGGATATTGCCAAGGTCATTGTCGATGTTCCTGTCCGAAGCACTGACCGGCCTTTTGATTATTCGATTCCCCAGCCATTGCGCGTTTGGATTGAAGTGGGCAGCCGGGTTGCAGTTCCTTTCGGTCATCGTACAGTTCAGGGATTTGTTATCGCCCTTGAGTCAGGGGATGTTAGAGAAATTCCGGGGTTAAAGCCCATACAGGAAGTCTTGGATTTAATACCACCTCTATCTCCAGAACTTATCGATCTGGCAGAATGGATGAGTCAAAGATACGCTTGCCGCCGGATATCTGCGCTGCAAGCCATGCTTCCGACGGCTTTAAAGGGTAAAGCCGAGCGGTTTATTTCGCTTGGGGATCCTGTAAACGATCAGGCTGCTGATCATAGTGCGGATTCAATATTTTTGGACGAGGAACTGTTCCCGATGTTTCCAGATACGGGTCGTGAAGAGCGTGATATTACGGACTTTATTTCACGCAGTGGCGGCGAGGTATCGATGAAGCAGTTAACCCGAACTTTCCCTGAGGCAGCGGAATCCGTGAAGTTTATGCTGCGCCGGGGCGTGCTTGTCGAGAGTCAGACGATTAAGGACAAAATGGGCAAAAAGAAACTAAAAGCGGTTAACTTAGCCGTGGGTGCAGATTCAGCCCGGGAAGCACTGAGCAGCTTTCCGGCTAGATCTGCCCGTCAGAAAGAAGTCCTCTCTTTTCTAATAGAAATGGAAGCTATGCTTCCCCTGCCTCTAAAAGAAGTTCTAGCTATGCTGCAAGTAACCGCAGGCACCGTGAAAAGCTTGGAGGAGAAAGGCTACATTGAAATCAGTGAGATTGAAGTGTATCGGGACCCCTACCGAGGCCGGGATTTTAAACCCACAGAACCTCTCTTGCTAACTGAAGAACAAGAAGTAGTATATACACGAATAGCTAGGACTGTTGATGAGCTGCGGCACGAAGTGTTTTTATTGCATGGGGTGACGGGGAGCGGTAAGACGGAAATCTATTTGCAGAGTATCCAACGGTGTATGGATCAAGGTAGGCAAGCTGTTGTTCTTGTACCGGAAATCTCGCTTACTCCGCAAATGGTGGAACGGTTCAAAGGCCGGTTCGGCAGCGGGGTGGCTGTTATGCATAGCCGTTTGTCTGTCGGTGAAAGGTATGACGAATGGCGGAAGATCCGTGAAGGCAAGGCTACCGTGGCTGTCGGTGCACGTTCCGCTATATTTGCTCCTTTCACCAATCTGGGATTGATCATCGTGGATGAGGAACATGAAGGCTCCTACAAACAAGAAGAAAACCCTAAGTATCATGCCCGCGATGTAGCTGTCCGCAGGGCAGAGCAGGGTGATGCAGTGGTTATTTTAGGATCAGCGACACCTTCTTTAGAGAGTTATTATGCCGCTAGAACGCAGAGTGACATCCATTTCTCCCCGGTATTGCTGGAGATGCCAAGCCGGGCATTAGGCAATGAATTGCCGAAGGTCCAAGTTGTGGATATGCGTGAGGAGTTAAAGGAAGGCAATCGATCTATGTTTAGCCGTTTACTCCACAGCTCGTTGGCGGCAAGGTTAACGCGGGGGGAGCAAACCGTACTTTTGCTGAACCGGCGGGGATTCTCGACCTTTGTGATGTGCCGCAGTTGCGGTTATGTGGCCGGCTGTCCGGAATGTGATATTTCTTTGACGTACCACAGCCGCAGCGACAATTTGCGATGCCATTACTGTGGACATGCAGAACCGTCACCTAAGGAATGCCCGGAGTGTGCTAGTGAGCATATTCGTTTTTTTGGGACAGGAACACAACGGGTGGAAGAGGAGCTTGGCAAGCTTTTTCCAGGCATTCGCGTAATTCGTATGGATGTGGATACTACCACAGAAAAGGGCTCCCATGAAAAGCTGTTAGGCCAATTTAGAGATAAGAAGGCTGATGTTCTTCTGGGTACTCAAATGGTGGCAAAGGGATTGGATTTCCCCGACGTAACACTGGTGGGGGTTATTACCGCTGATTCTGCGCTTAATTTACCGGATTTTCGGGCCGCGGAAAAAACCTTTCAACTGCTGACTCAAGTCGCGGGGAGAGCGGGACGCCATCAGCTCCCGGGTGAGGTGGTTGTTCAATCATACACCCCCGAGCATTACTCGATTATCCATGCTAGCGGTCATGATTACACTTCGTTTATGCTTGAAGAATTGAATCATCGCAGAGGTTTGCATTACCCGCCATATTGCAGGTTGATTCTGGTTACATTGTCACATGAGCAGCTGCCCGTTCTACTTCGACTTTCGGAGAATTATGCTCTGAATTTACAGGGTAAAGCCAGACAGCGAAGATGGTACGGCAGTTTGGATAAGCAATCTTCAGATGCCCTAGAGCTCTTGGGTCCGGTGGCATCTCCAATGCCGAGACTGAAGGGCAGATACCGGTTTCAATGTATTATTAAGTGGCGAGGTTCAATTAATGCCATCGGTCTTGCCCGAGAAATAGCAGAAGAATTGGAAGACTCAGCGCGTGATACGGGTCTTCAAATCAGCATCGATGTGGATCCTCAGATGTTAATGTGA
- the def gene encoding peptide deformylase, which produces MAIRMIVLEPDDVLHKRAKEVAVVTSNVKKLLDDMAHTMYDAEGVGLAAPQVGILKRLIVIDADDENGLIKMINPEIIHSEGEQLGPEGCLSIPGINGDVRRAETVTVRGLNRDGEEITITGSGLLARAFQHEIDHLNGVLFTDIAEKVYEMKLDRIETEE; this is translated from the coding sequence ATGGCAATTCGAATGATCGTACTAGAACCGGATGATGTGTTGCACAAACGGGCAAAAGAAGTAGCAGTAGTTACATCTAATGTTAAAAAACTGCTTGATGATATGGCTCATACAATGTATGACGCTGAAGGTGTGGGATTAGCAGCGCCGCAAGTAGGGATCCTAAAGCGGTTGATTGTTATAGATGCAGATGATGAGAACGGGTTGATTAAAATGATTAATCCAGAGATCATTCACTCCGAGGGGGAACAGCTGGGGCCTGAAGGCTGCCTTAGTATCCCGGGAATTAACGGAGATGTACGTCGGGCGGAGACCGTAACTGTTCGTGGCCTTAACCGTGATGGTGAAGAAATAACAATTACCGGCAGCGGACTTTTGGCACGGGCGTTTCAGCATGAGATAGATCACCTTAACGGAGTATTGTTTACGGATATTGCTGAGAAGGTATATGAGATGAAACTTGACCGTATCGAGACTGAGGAGTGA
- the fmt gene encoding methionyl-tRNA formyltransferase produces the protein MKIVFMGTPAFAVPCLQMLVEEGYNVVAVLTQPDRPQGRKKTLTPSPVKEAALSLGLPVLQPERLRRGEAVEELAAYEPELIITAAYGQILPKAVLDLPVRGCVNVHGSLLPKYRGGAPIQRSVINGEKMTGVTLMYMAEGLDTGDMISKVEVPIDEADTAGTLFEKLSLAGRDLLKSEMQRLVAGPVPAIPQDDSEATYAPNLKREDERIDWNAGSRDIYNRIRGLVPFSGVFTLWNEETFKVWAAANPSNTPGSTYKSTNAVPGTVLALNEQGILVKTGDGVLVLTSVQPAGKKAMSASDFARGGSMKPGMVLV, from the coding sequence ATGAAGATTGTGTTCATGGGCACACCTGCCTTTGCGGTACCGTGTCTGCAAATGCTGGTTGAAGAAGGTTACAATGTCGTGGCTGTGTTGACCCAGCCCGATCGGCCGCAGGGCAGAAAGAAGACCCTTACGCCCTCACCAGTCAAGGAAGCAGCATTATCTCTAGGTCTGCCCGTCTTGCAGCCTGAACGATTGCGCCGTGGGGAGGCTGTAGAAGAGCTTGCTGCCTATGAGCCCGAGTTGATTATAACAGCCGCATACGGGCAAATATTGCCAAAAGCAGTGCTGGATTTGCCGGTGCGCGGCTGTGTAAATGTCCATGGTTCATTACTCCCGAAATACCGCGGAGGTGCACCTATTCAGCGTTCCGTGATCAACGGAGAGAAGATGACAGGTGTCACATTGATGTATATGGCTGAAGGTCTGGATACCGGGGATATGATCTCGAAGGTGGAGGTTCCGATTGACGAGGCCGATACGGCGGGTACACTGTTCGAGAAGCTAAGCTTGGCCGGCAGGGATTTGTTGAAGTCGGAGATGCAGCGCTTGGTAGCCGGACCTGTTCCTGCGATACCTCAGGATGACAGCGAAGCTACTTATGCTCCTAATCTTAAAAGAGAAGATGAGCGGATAGACTGGAATGCTGGCTCCAGGGATATTTACAACCGGATACGTGGATTAGTACCGTTTTCCGGTGTGTTTACACTTTGGAATGAAGAGACGTTCAAGGTTTGGGCGGCAGCAAATCCCTCGAATACTCCCGGTTCAACGTATAAATCGACAAATGCAGTGCCCGGTACGGTTCTTGCATTGAATGAGCAAGGTATTCTAGTGAAGACCGGAGACGGGGTTCTAGTTCTAACTTCTGTTCAGCCTGCCGGTAAAAAAGCCATGAGTGCAAGCGACTTTGCCCGTGGCGGGTCCATGAAGCCCGGCATGGTGCTGGTGTGA
- the rsmB gene encoding 16S rRNA (cytosine(967)-C(5))-methyltransferase RsmB, whose amino-acid sequence MTPGDNGKGRNKGHSINPKPRALTAREVALDVLVRVDEQGAYSNLLLNSSLQKSGLSREDAGLATELVYGTISRLITLDFVLEQFVSKGLVKLQPWVRSLLRLSLYQIMYLDRIPSHAAVNEAVNISKKRGHQGISGMVNGVLRSVLRAGDLPVLPGNLSEAKRISLQHSHPLWMVKRWIAEYGAEIAEAICAANNEPPAVSVRVNTTLISREKLLNEMQEQGLNALASEVSPYGIVVKGGGNMALTPWYRDGYLSIQDESSMLVAEAVAPEPGMKVLDCCAAPGGKTAHMAELMKDEGYIYANDLHLHKAKLISDQAVRLGLESIVIGSVDAMDLDSTCEHSSFDRILLDAPCSGLGVIRRKPDLKWRKEPEDVASIAALQKGLLESVSKLLKPGGMLVYSTCTTEQAENSDIVTSFLDMNPDFTAITFSSPIWGRLQETALARGEGIQILPNHFGSDGFYISCLQRRL is encoded by the coding sequence GTGACTCCGGGCGATAACGGCAAGGGCCGTAACAAAGGGCATAGTATTAATCCCAAACCTAGAGCATTAACAGCCAGGGAGGTTGCACTTGATGTGCTTGTTCGTGTGGATGAGCAGGGAGCTTACAGTAATTTGCTTCTGAACAGCAGCTTGCAAAAATCTGGATTAAGCAGAGAAGATGCCGGGCTTGCTACAGAGCTTGTATACGGTACAATCTCACGGCTGATTACGCTGGATTTTGTGCTGGAGCAGTTTGTTAGCAAAGGGCTTGTCAAACTGCAACCTTGGGTCCGGAGTTTACTTCGGCTCAGTCTCTATCAGATCATGTATCTAGATCGAATTCCTTCACACGCGGCTGTTAATGAAGCGGTTAATATCTCCAAAAAACGCGGACATCAGGGGATTTCCGGTATGGTAAACGGCGTTCTCCGTAGTGTACTGCGGGCCGGAGACCTGCCGGTTTTGCCGGGAAATCTAAGTGAGGCCAAACGTATCTCTCTCCAGCATTCACACCCTTTATGGATGGTGAAGCGCTGGATAGCTGAATATGGTGCGGAGATAGCAGAGGCCATATGTGCTGCTAATAATGAACCACCTGCAGTAAGTGTTCGGGTAAATACAACTTTGATTAGCCGCGAAAAGCTGCTCAATGAAATGCAGGAGCAGGGGCTGAACGCACTAGCTTCTGAGGTTAGTCCGTATGGTATTGTGGTCAAAGGCGGAGGCAATATGGCTCTTACACCATGGTATCGTGACGGTTATCTGTCGATTCAGGATGAGAGTTCTATGCTCGTAGCTGAAGCTGTAGCTCCTGAGCCCGGGATGAAAGTTCTTGATTGCTGTGCAGCTCCAGGCGGTAAAACCGCTCACATGGCTGAGCTCATGAAAGACGAGGGCTATATTTACGCTAATGATCTTCATCTCCATAAGGCCAAGCTAATCTCTGATCAGGCAGTGCGCCTCGGGTTGGAGAGCATTGTAATAGGCAGTGTAGATGCAATGGATTTAGATAGTACTTGTGAGCATTCTTCCTTTGATCGGATATTATTGGATGCTCCTTGCTCCGGTCTGGGAGTTATTCGCCGCAAGCCCGATTTGAAATGGCGCAAAGAACCTGAAGATGTAGCAAGTATTGCTGCATTACAGAAGGGACTTTTAGAATCGGTCTCGAAACTGCTTAAGCCAGGAGGTATGCTGGTATATAGTACCTGTACGACGGAGCAGGCAGAGAACAGCGATATCGTCACCTCCTTTTTAGATATGAATCCGGACTTTACCGCAATAACTTTTTCGTCTCCAATATGGGGTCGCCTTCAGGAAACTGCACTGGCAAGAGGAGAAGGGATTCAAATTTTACCGAATCATTTTGGAAGTGACGGGTTCTATATTTCCTGTCTTCAGCGTCGCTTGTAG
- the rlmN gene encoding 23S rRNA (adenine(2503)-C(2))-methyltransferase RlmN, which yields MKHLIYDFSLEELQQWAKDNGEPAFRGGQIFDWLYVKRVSEFEAMSNLSKGLREKLQEQFSIDALKEITKLESKDGTVKFLFGLHDDHAIETVIMKHNYGNSVCVTTQVGCRIGCTFCASTLGGLKRDLTAGEIVAQVVRSQQILDARGERVSSIVIMGTGEPFENYDATMRFLRLMIHEKGLNIGQRHITVSTSGIVPNIYKFADEDTQINLAISIHAPNDALRSKLMPVNRRYPFDDVIESLRYYQAKTGRRVSFEYALIGGVNDQPEHAEELAGVLKTMLCHVNLIPVNHVPERKYVRTSRNDIFEFQRILADHGVNVTIRREQGHDIAAACGQLRAKHMELG from the coding sequence ATGAAACATTTAATATATGATTTTTCTCTGGAAGAGTTACAGCAATGGGCCAAAGACAATGGAGAACCGGCTTTTCGCGGTGGGCAGATTTTTGACTGGCTATATGTGAAACGTGTAAGTGAATTCGAAGCAATGAGCAACCTCTCCAAAGGTCTGCGTGAAAAGCTTCAAGAACAATTTTCAATAGATGCGTTAAAAGAAATAACGAAGCTGGAGTCTAAGGACGGTACGGTTAAATTCCTGTTCGGTCTGCATGATGATCATGCGATTGAGACAGTAATCATGAAGCATAACTACGGCAACAGCGTTTGTGTAACCACACAGGTCGGCTGCCGAATTGGGTGTACTTTCTGCGCGTCTACCCTTGGAGGTTTGAAGCGTGACTTGACGGCAGGCGAGATTGTTGCTCAGGTGGTCCGCTCCCAACAAATTCTGGATGCCCGTGGTGAACGTGTCAGCAGCATCGTAATTATGGGTACCGGAGAACCGTTTGAGAACTATGATGCAACCATGAGATTTTTACGTCTGATGATCCATGAAAAGGGTCTTAATATAGGACAACGCCATATCACGGTATCCACCAGCGGTATTGTGCCAAACATTTATAAATTCGCGGATGAGGATACGCAGATCAATCTGGCGATCTCCATTCACGCACCTAACGATGCGCTGCGTTCCAAGCTGATGCCGGTTAATCGGCGTTACCCTTTTGACGATGTAATTGAATCCTTGCGTTATTACCAGGCCAAAACAGGTCGGCGCGTAAGCTTTGAATATGCGTTGATCGGCGGAGTTAATGACCAGCCGGAGCATGCCGAAGAATTGGCCGGAGTGCTGAAAACGATGCTGTGTCACGTCAACCTGATTCCGGTAAATCACGTTCCGGAACGCAAATATGTTCGAACTTCCCGTAATGACATCTTTGAATTTCAACGGATATTGGCAGATCATGGAGTGAATGTTACAATACGCCGTGAGCAAGGCCATGATATCGCAGCCGCGTGCGGACAGCTGCGCGCTAAACACATGGAGTTGGGGTGA
- a CDS encoding Stp1/IreP family PP2C-type Ser/Thr phosphatase yields MIRTVHASDIGRVRSVNEDSVWVGATRHGYTLGIIADGMGGHQAGDIASKLALNDMKGKLDSLQPDISDDGLREALSTAILEANDTVFKEASSDEKYHNMGTTVVAALLKGSAGYIGHIGDSRAYKVKEGIATQLTEDHTLVNELFKNGQISQEELEHHPRRNVLTRALGTDAETKVDLTAVVLDPGEVLLLCSDGLSNFVSTEHLGKVAGILEITLEERADRLLQLALLAGGGDNISVAMLEHHEEASVPEAKGWDL; encoded by the coding sequence TTGATCAGAACAGTTCATGCCAGCGACATTGGTCGGGTACGTTCCGTCAATGAAGATTCAGTCTGGGTCGGCGCTACGCGCCACGGTTATACGCTTGGCATTATCGCCGATGGAATGGGCGGACATCAGGCCGGTGACATCGCAAGCAAGCTCGCACTAAATGATATGAAAGGCAAGCTTGACAGCCTTCAGCCAGATATTTCTGATGATGGGCTGAGGGAAGCCCTGTCAACCGCAATACTGGAGGCAAACGATACTGTCTTTAAGGAAGCGTCCAGTGACGAGAAGTATCACAATATGGGTACTACAGTCGTTGCTGCACTGCTGAAAGGATCAGCCGGATATATCGGCCACATCGGGGACAGCAGAGCTTACAAGGTAAAGGAAGGTATTGCGACTCAGTTAACTGAAGATCATACGCTGGTCAATGAGCTGTTCAAGAACGGACAGATCAGCCAGGAGGAGCTTGAACACCATCCTCGCCGCAATGTACTTACTAGAGCACTGGGGACGGATGCGGAAACCAAGGTTGATCTAACAGCTGTAGTCCTAGATCCCGGGGAAGTACTGCTCCTATGCAGTGATGGCTTAAGTAATTTTGTCAGCACTGAGCATTTGGGGAAGGTAGCAGGGATATTGGAAATAACGCTAGAGGAAAGAGCGGACCGATTACTTCAGCTGGCATTACTTGCTGGCGGCGGCGATAACATCAGCGTCGCTATGTTAGAACATCATGAAGAGGCCTCTGTGCCCGAAGCAAAGGGGTGGGACTTATGA
- the pknB gene encoding Stk1 family PASTA domain-containing Ser/Thr kinase — translation MIGHELGGRYQVIERIGGGGMALVYRAHDILLNRNVAIKVLRSQFVHDEEFIRRFRREAQSAASLSHPNVVSIYDVGQEDEIHYIVMEYIEGKNLNEIIKERSSLQVDESVRIASQICDALDHAHQNQIIHRDIKPHNILIGRNGRVKVTDFGIARAVTSTTITQTGSVVGSVHYFSPEHAKGVTTGEKSDLYSLGIVLYQMLTGCLPFLGESPISIALKHLQEDFEEPKKLNPLIPQSVENVILRSMRKNPEERYHSAKEMLQDLETCLLPERRSESKVDFHDEYDEDKTRIIPAIKPLPRGSGSRNGGSDRMQRAEEEYPVTKGKKKWLSPALWIGLTLLLLVAMFSVVWYVKSMLDVPEVAVPYVVNMSLEDAKLKLDEVGLLIDDPVIKEYNPNFAEGIVFDQNKPEETMVKKGTSIVLSVSTAKPMANMLDFSGKTLEEATKALIALGVTENRITSDNRNSSDVEPGLIITQDPLPNSKFDPETAQVTIIVSKGEESVDMPDLTGLTEKEAEAKLEEFNLVLGDVKEDSSFTVDKGKVTKQWPYDKGTPVAPGTKITIYLSTGYPPEALEYTFNLPVAPTQIGKKTKMRIVFADARNNGENQEWGTRSVGKSQVLSVNLVLAPNKDGVVSLYRDGEFFETYLVSYMDAKNNTVPIPEQVGEPTPEPTQQPTEQPATQDPATDPTIAPVDPGDGSTENGEVDQTGFQSGNVKGKGKAKNGN, via the coding sequence ATGATCGGTCACGAATTGGGCGGCCGTTACCAAGTCATCGAACGGATAGGTGGAGGCGGAATGGCGCTCGTATATAGAGCCCATGATATATTGTTGAACCGAAACGTCGCTATTAAAGTTTTACGCAGTCAGTTTGTGCATGATGAAGAATTTATTCGCCGGTTCCGGCGGGAGGCGCAATCTGCAGCTTCCTTATCTCATCCGAATGTAGTCAGTATTTATGATGTAGGACAGGAAGACGAAATTCATTATATCGTTATGGAATATATTGAAGGCAAGAATTTGAATGAAATCATAAAAGAACGATCCTCACTTCAAGTAGATGAGTCTGTGCGTATTGCTTCGCAGATTTGCGACGCACTAGATCATGCGCACCAGAATCAGATTATTCACCGTGATATCAAGCCTCATAATATACTAATTGGACGTAATGGAAGAGTCAAAGTGACTGATTTTGGTATTGCACGCGCGGTTACCTCCACAACGATTACACAAACCGGCTCCGTTGTTGGTTCAGTACATTATTTTTCTCCGGAGCATGCTAAGGGTGTAACTACTGGCGAGAAATCCGATTTGTATTCCCTAGGTATTGTATTGTACCAGATGCTGACTGGATGCTTGCCTTTTTTAGGGGAAAGTCCAATTAGTATTGCCTTAAAGCACCTGCAAGAGGATTTTGAAGAGCCTAAGAAACTGAATCCATTAATTCCGCAGAGTGTGGAGAACGTAATTCTAAGATCCATGCGTAAGAATCCGGAGGAACGGTATCATTCTGCCAAGGAAATGCTACAGGATTTGGAAACCTGCCTGCTCCCGGAACGTCGAAGTGAGTCAAAGGTAGACTTCCATGATGAATATGATGAGGACAAGACTCGCATCATTCCTGCTATCAAACCTCTTCCAAGAGGGAGCGGCTCCCGCAACGGAGGCAGTGACAGGATGCAACGGGCAGAGGAAGAGTATCCAGTGACCAAAGGAAAGAAGAAATGGCTCAGTCCTGCATTATGGATTGGACTTACCTTACTGCTTCTAGTGGCCATGTTTAGCGTTGTGTGGTATGTGAAATCCATGTTGGACGTTCCAGAGGTGGCTGTACCTTATGTGGTCAATATGTCTCTTGAGGATGCAAAGCTTAAACTGGATGAAGTGGGTCTACTAATAGATGATCCAGTGATCAAGGAGTACAACCCCAACTTCGCTGAAGGTATTGTCTTTGACCAAAACAAGCCTGAGGAAACGATGGTGAAAAAAGGCACAAGTATTGTGCTTTCAGTGAGTACAGCTAAACCTATGGCAAACATGCTGGACTTTTCTGGAAAGACACTTGAAGAAGCAACCAAAGCTTTGATTGCTCTAGGGGTAACTGAGAATCGGATTACTTCGGACAACCGTAATAGCTCAGACGTAGAGCCAGGGCTAATCATCACGCAGGACCCGCTTCCGAACAGCAAATTTGACCCGGAAACGGCTCAGGTTACAATTATCGTGAGTAAAGGCGAAGAAAGTGTTGATATGCCCGACCTAACCGGCCTTACTGAGAAAGAGGCTGAAGCGAAGCTTGAGGAATTCAATCTTGTGCTTGGTGACGTGAAGGAAGATTCCAGCTTTACTGTAGACAAGGGCAAGGTTACAAAACAATGGCCTTATGATAAAGGTACCCCGGTTGCACCAGGAACCAAAATAACCATTTATTTAAGCACAGGCTATCCACCGGAAGCTCTAGAATATACTTTTAATCTACCTGTTGCTCCTACACAAATTGGTAAAAAGACCAAGATGCGAATTGTATTTGCAGATGCACGAAACAATGGTGAGAACCAAGAATGGGGAACCCGGTCAGTTGGTAAAAGTCAGGTGTTGTCTGTAAATCTGGTGTTAGCGCCGAATAAGGATGGGGTTGTCTCGCTATATCGTGATGGCGAATTCTTTGAGACTTATCTGGTTTCCTATATGGATGCCAAAAATAATACGGTGCCGATACCAGAGCAAGTGGGAGAACCTACGCCGGAGCCTACACAGCAACCAACGGAACAGCCAGCTACCCAAGACCCGGCAACGGATCCAACCATCGCTCCTGTAGATCCAGGGGATGGCAGTACAGAGAATGGGGAAGTAGATCAGACTGGATTCCAAAGTGGTAATGTTAAAGGTAAAGGGAAAGCAAAGAACGGCAATTGA
- the rsgA gene encoding ribosome small subunit-dependent GTPase A, producing the protein MPEGVIIKALSGYYYVKPLREGAIASEVTAVTCRGRGVFKNRGITPLVGDRVIYVLTENGEGTVTEILPRISELIRPTVANVSLAVLLFSVREPDMNLNLLDKFLVHIEHSGIETLIVLTKQDLAENDQETTNQVKELYQRIGYEVMVTSSLTGSGSEDLRKRLSGIISVFSGQSGVGKSTLLNRIVPGLLLETGEISLRLGRGRHTTRHVELMDIGEGGFVADTPGFSQLDFLELEVDELSACFREFVPLAEQCKFRGCSHLHEPDCRVIEALEAGNISMSRYEHYKLFYQEMKDKKRRY; encoded by the coding sequence ATGCCTGAAGGAGTAATTATTAAGGCTTTAAGCGGATATTATTACGTCAAACCGCTTCGGGAAGGGGCAATAGCCTCGGAGGTAACAGCTGTAACATGCAGAGGGCGTGGTGTCTTCAAAAACAGAGGAATTACCCCCCTTGTTGGTGATCGGGTAATCTATGTTCTAACAGAAAACGGAGAAGGTACGGTTACTGAAATTCTGCCGAGAATTTCCGAACTGATAAGGCCAACTGTCGCTAATGTTAGTCTAGCAGTACTGCTGTTTTCTGTTCGCGAGCCGGATATGAATCTGAACTTATTGGATAAATTTCTGGTACACATAGAACATTCCGGGATTGAAACGTTGATTGTTCTTACCAAACAGGATTTAGCAGAAAATGACCAAGAAACAACAAACCAAGTTAAAGAATTATATCAGCGTATTGGTTATGAAGTGATGGTTACCAGCTCACTGACGGGTTCCGGAAGTGAAGACCTGCGCAAACGGTTATCAGGGATCATCAGTGTGTTTTCCGGACAATCTGGCGTGGGCAAGTCAACTTTACTGAATCGGATTGTACCCGGCCTCCTTCTGGAGACAGGTGAGATTAGTCTGAGACTTGGTAGAGGACGCCATACAACCCGTCATGTTGAGCTGATGGATATTGGAGAGGGCGGATTTGTAGCAGACACTCCCGGCTTTAGCCAGTTGGACTTCCTCGAACTTGAAGTCGATGAACTCTCTGCTTGCTTCCGTGAATTTGTCCCTCTTGCGGAACAATGTAAATTTCGCGGATGTAGTCATCTGCATGAACCGGATTGCCGCGTAATTGAAGCTTTGGAAGCAGGGAATATCTCGATGAGCCGTTATGAACATTACAAGCTGTTTTATCAAGAAATGAAGGATAAGAAGCGGAGGTACTGA